A window of the Halostagnicola kamekurae genome harbors these coding sequences:
- a CDS encoding 4Fe-4S binding protein, translating to MATEEKRSNRTTAEQQNSSASITLTNNRVMRFLFTNKNVQHAVNLLTVAIFFYAIYRAAVGPTDSATNFGNVAFFGFWWAPVMILSLVFLGRIWCYFCPMGAIVRFTQRFGLQRHFPMYTRKWVVLGLPISVLSLTALSFAMARWPMYKVGVAYSPRLIPIYWLVILGVAVAVSLVYQRQAFCRYVCPATGVMSVTSKFSPLEVAQNTDTGVQCATLEYKSDFLSTDRRCTACMKCTTENPDEDVELRFRWPGAKVLTERIPLVDEALVALVIWAVFPIDHVLGGPVEETALVGSLPGVLAPTAAYAVSIIATILAFTAVNRLASSWSGIDWTMSFTKFGLAYAPLGIMFTFGSHAIGGLLESGGQTLNVFAGGLGIPLDLPAGASPEIVAAWDAFFVTGWLWLAVLWSAVIAWQVARTMTESKELALKAFAPHFALMAGSTYVVATVLATH from the coding sequence ATGGCAACTGAAGAGAAACGGTCGAACCGAACCACCGCCGAGCAACAGAACTCGAGTGCTAGTATCACACTGACGAACAACCGCGTGATGCGGTTTCTGTTCACGAACAAGAACGTCCAACATGCAGTGAACTTGCTCACCGTCGCGATCTTCTTCTACGCGATTTACCGGGCCGCAGTCGGTCCGACGGATTCGGCGACCAACTTCGGGAACGTCGCGTTCTTCGGCTTCTGGTGGGCGCCGGTCATGATTCTCAGCCTCGTCTTTCTCGGTCGAATCTGGTGTTACTTCTGCCCGATGGGTGCGATCGTTCGGTTTACCCAGCGGTTCGGCCTACAACGTCACTTCCCGATGTATACGCGAAAGTGGGTCGTGTTGGGCCTCCCGATATCCGTCCTATCGCTTACAGCCCTGTCGTTCGCCATGGCGCGGTGGCCAATGTACAAGGTCGGCGTCGCCTATTCGCCGCGTCTCATTCCGATTTACTGGCTCGTCATCCTCGGCGTCGCGGTCGCCGTCAGTCTCGTCTACCAGCGACAGGCGTTCTGTCGATACGTCTGCCCAGCGACGGGCGTCATGAGCGTCACCTCGAAGTTCTCGCCGCTCGAGGTCGCCCAGAACACGGACACCGGCGTTCAGTGTGCGACCCTCGAGTACAAGAGCGACTTTCTCAGTACCGACCGCCGGTGTACCGCCTGCATGAAGTGTACGACCGAAAACCCAGACGAGGACGTGGAGCTTCGATTCCGCTGGCCGGGCGCGAAGGTGCTGACCGAACGCATCCCGCTCGTCGACGAGGCGCTCGTCGCGCTCGTGATCTGGGCCGTCTTCCCGATCGATCACGTCCTCGGCGGCCCTGTCGAGGAGACCGCACTCGTCGGAAGCCTCCCCGGCGTCCTCGCCCCGACCGCCGCCTACGCCGTGAGCATCATCGCGACGATTCTGGCGTTTACCGCCGTCAATCGACTCGCGAGTAGTTGGAGTGGGATCGACTGGACGATGTCGTTCACGAAGTTCGGGCTCGCCTACGCGCCGCTGGGGATCATGTTCACGTTCGGGAGCCACGCCATCGGCGGGTTGCTCGAGTCGGGCGGCCAGACGCTGAACGTGTTCGCGGGCGGACTCGGTATCCCCCTCGACCTTCCCGCCGGCGCGAGTCCCGAGATCGTTGCGGCGTGGGACGCGTTCTTCGTCACCGGCTGGCTCTGGCTCGCGGTTCTCTGGAGTGCGGTGATCGCGTGGCAAGTCGCGCGCACGATGACCGAATCGAAGGAACTGGCGCTGAAGGCGTTTGCCCCGCATTTCGCACTGATGGCCGGGAGCACCTACGTCGTCGCCACGGTCCTCGCCACTCACTGA
- a CDS encoding DUF6684 family protein: MLEWLSRETAIDASINLAPVAILAYFVILFELVSPWEFELLPVVMTHALTIFPLILLAFVTYLAARLIERDASRS; this comes from the coding sequence ATGCTGGAGTGGCTCTCCCGAGAAACGGCGATCGACGCCTCGATCAACCTCGCTCCGGTGGCGATCCTCGCGTACTTCGTGATACTTTTCGAGCTCGTCTCGCCGTGGGAGTTCGAGCTGCTCCCCGTCGTCATGACCCACGCGCTGACGATCTTCCCGCTGATTCTGCTCGCGTTCGTGACCTATCTCGCCGCGCGACTGATCGAACGGGACGCGAGTCGATCGTAG
- the coxB gene encoding cytochrome c oxidase subunit II: MRSLQRALLAATLFLLSVAAIPTASAANSVTNEFISNLNEQLLYLAVPIAVLVEGILIYTVWRFRANGDDDGTEPEPTRENRQLEITWTVATALVLLFVGTASFTTLAQPSVSSIIDDPQSDDGPPDAPADAVDVDIVAEQWEFTFEYPDENVTTSDALVLPENQSVYMYVTSTDVIHSVHVPALGLKQDAIPGETHLLRTTATEQGEYRLYCAELCGQGHPEMLSTVRVVDEDEYESWLEEQRSESSDDGN, from the coding sequence ATGCGGAGCCTACAGCGTGCCCTCCTCGCTGCGACGCTTTTCCTGCTCTCGGTAGCCGCGATTCCGACCGCGTCCGCTGCGAATTCGGTCACGAACGAGTTTATCAGCAACCTCAACGAGCAGTTGCTCTACCTCGCCGTTCCGATCGCCGTGCTGGTCGAAGGCATCCTGATCTACACCGTCTGGCGGTTTCGTGCGAACGGTGACGACGACGGGACGGAACCGGAGCCGACCCGGGAGAACCGACAACTCGAGATCACCTGGACGGTCGCGACCGCGCTCGTGTTGCTGTTCGTCGGAACGGCCTCGTTCACCACGCTGGCACAGCCGAGCGTGTCGTCGATCATCGACGATCCCCAGAGCGACGACGGGCCGCCCGACGCACCAGCGGACGCCGTCGACGTCGACATCGTCGCCGAACAGTGGGAGTTTACGTTCGAGTATCCGGACGAGAACGTGACGACCAGCGACGCGCTGGTGCTCCCCGAGAACCAATCCGTGTACATGTACGTGACGTCGACGGACGTGATCCACTCCGTCCACGTGCCAGCACTGGGGCTCAAGCAGGACGCGATCCCCGGCGAGACACATCTCCTCCGAACCACGGCGACGGAACAAGGGGAGTATCGACTGTACTGCGCCGAACTGTGCGGGCAGGGCCATCCCGAGATGTTGTCCACGGTCCGGGTCGTCGACGAAGACGAGTACGAATCGTGGCTCGAGGAACAACGATCGGAATCCAGTGATGATGGGAACTGA
- a CDS encoding DUF6789 family protein codes for MGTERIGDSNRSMNRFGHVIAAGVSATAVMSLLLLLLEVQTRSEMNLFSVIARFIGTPNDPTVGFVLFAVAGSVGWPLLFLALEPYLPFGPDPAARGVVFASILWIPFVVAGRGNVDGPLLVLFGAYTLFAHWAYGFTLGAVYARLSSRP; via the coding sequence ATGGGAACTGAACGAATCGGCGACTCGAACCGATCGATGAATCGGTTCGGGCACGTGATCGCCGCCGGCGTTTCGGCGACCGCGGTCATGTCGTTGTTGCTCTTGCTTTTGGAGGTCCAGACCCGCTCGGAGATGAACCTCTTTTCGGTGATCGCACGGTTCATCGGGACGCCGAACGATCCGACCGTCGGTTTCGTGCTGTTCGCCGTCGCCGGCTCGGTCGGCTGGCCGCTTTTGTTCCTCGCGCTCGAGCCCTACCTCCCTTTCGGGCCTGATCCCGCCGCCCGCGGCGTCGTGTTCGCCTCGATCCTGTGGATCCCCTTCGTCGTCGCGGGACGCGGGAACGTCGACGGGCCGCTGCTCGTCCTGTTCGGGGCCTACACCCTGTTCGCCCACTGGGCCTACGGGTTCACCCTCGGGGCGGTGTACGCGCGCCTCTCGAGTCGACCCTGA
- a CDS encoding cbb3-type cytochrome c oxidase subunit I, with protein MLDTIPGIAFAAIILTALAGYYRFRSDRPPRSFADGGVASPTIGLTGTAKPTGLTRWFTTVDHKDIGLLYILFGTVAALWGMTDAMMMRSELLVPESAIWNVETYNAVFTTHGLTMLFFFVTPVFTGIANYVLPLLLGADDLAFPRINAIAFWLLPPSLLMVRGGLITDIIGMVLGVLPVDVTVFEALEPVAMGWTMYTPLSVEMANPQISVAVLGLHLSGIATTMAAINFIVTIFTERPDDLGWDRLDIFSWNILVTSGLILLAFPLLGSTLIMLLLDRNFGTTFFAVEGGGPMLWQHLFWFFGHPEVYILVLPAFGLVSLILPKFCGRRLFGFRFIVYSTLAIGILSFGVWAHHMFATGMDPRLRSSFMAVSLAIAIPSAIKEFNWIATMWNGKINLTAPMICILGGMSTFVVGGITGVFLAAVPVDLVLHDTHYVVGHFHLIVVGIIPLAMMAASYYWYPLITGRMYNQRLARIQSALLIVGSFITFIPLLILGYMGMPRRYAVYPVEFITLNQIASIGAFVLGASVILWVINMIQSLRTGKIVRDADVWNLKATGQFTREWQWFEDRLEQRDEPAVSVDEGNESDGGNEGDGTPDGG; from the coding sequence ATGTTAGATACGATCCCCGGAATCGCGTTCGCCGCGATCATCTTGACGGCGCTGGCAGGGTACTATCGGTTTCGTAGTGATCGCCCGCCCAGATCGTTCGCCGACGGCGGGGTCGCGTCCCCCACGATTGGCTTGACGGGCACGGCGAAACCGACCGGGCTGACGCGCTGGTTCACGACCGTCGATCACAAGGACATCGGATTATTGTACATCCTCTTTGGAACCGTGGCGGCGCTGTGGGGGATGACGGACGCGATGATGATGCGCAGCGAACTGCTGGTGCCCGAAAGCGCCATCTGGAACGTCGAGACGTACAACGCGGTGTTTACGACACATGGCCTCACGATGCTGTTTTTCTTCGTGACGCCGGTGTTCACCGGGATCGCCAACTACGTGTTACCGCTGTTGCTCGGAGCGGACGACCTCGCGTTCCCGCGAATCAACGCGATCGCGTTCTGGTTGCTCCCGCCGTCGCTGCTCATGGTTCGGGGCGGGCTAATCACCGATATTATAGGCATGGTGCTCGGCGTGTTGCCGGTCGACGTGACCGTCTTCGAGGCGCTCGAGCCGGTCGCGATGGGCTGGACCATGTACACGCCGCTGTCGGTAGAGATGGCCAACCCGCAGATCAGCGTCGCGGTGCTCGGCCTGCATCTGAGCGGCATCGCCACGACGATGGCGGCGATCAATTTCATCGTTACCATCTTCACGGAGCGGCCGGACGACCTGGGCTGGGACAGACTGGATATCTTCTCGTGGAACATCCTCGTCACAAGCGGGCTCATCTTGCTCGCGTTTCCGCTGCTCGGTAGCACGCTGATCATGCTGTTGCTCGATCGCAACTTCGGGACGACGTTCTTCGCGGTCGAAGGGGGTGGTCCGATGCTCTGGCAGCACCTGTTCTGGTTCTTCGGTCACCCGGAGGTGTACATCCTCGTGTTGCCCGCGTTCGGACTGGTCAGTCTCATACTGCCGAAGTTCTGCGGTCGCCGGCTGTTCGGCTTTCGCTTTATCGTCTACTCGACGCTCGCGATCGGGATCCTCTCGTTCGGCGTCTGGGCCCACCACATGTTCGCGACCGGAATGGACCCCAGACTGCGCTCGAGTTTCATGGCCGTCTCGTTGGCCATCGCGATACCGAGCGCGATCAAGGAGTTCAACTGGATCGCGACGATGTGGAACGGGAAGATAAATCTCACCGCGCCGATGATCTGTATCCTCGGCGGCATGAGTACGTTCGTCGTCGGTGGGATTACGGGCGTCTTCCTCGCGGCGGTCCCCGTCGACCTCGTGCTCCACGACACACATTACGTCGTCGGCCACTTCCACCTCATCGTCGTCGGCATCATCCCCCTCGCGATGATGGCGGCGAGTTACTACTGGTACCCGCTGATCACGGGCCGGATGTACAACCAGCGACTCGCGCGGATACAGTCTGCGCTCCTGATCGTCGGCTCCTTTATCACGTTCATCCCGCTTTTGATTCTGGGATACATGGGAATGCCGCGCCGGTACGCCGTCTATCCCGTCGAGTTCATCACGCTCAACCAGATCGCGTCCATCGGTGCGTTCGTCCTCGGCGCCAGCGTGATCCTCTGGGTGATAAACATGATCCAGTCGCTTCGCACCGGGAAGATCGTCCGGGACGCAGACGTCTGGAACCTCAAAGCAACCGGCCAGTTCACCCGCGAGTGGCAGTGGTTCGAGGACCGACTCGAGCAACGCGACGAGCCGGCGGTCTCGGTCGATGAGGGCAACGAGAGCGACGGGGGCAACGAGGGCGATGGGACGCCCGACGGCGGATGA
- a CDS encoding DUF6789 family protein: MTDRDESSSNATPEQAQAVSGAPVDRADDLDAELDITPRVILAAFAGGAIGLLAMMPILFVPPAFLDLFEAESLVDIAQLGQTVGLEPNLFLGTLVFVAGGTIALPLLFVVAGAFLPPREPRATRAITFATIMWTGFVIAFWPGEYAGVLFLGLSLAAHWVYGYVLGHVMQRFAHIPQHSV; the protein is encoded by the coding sequence ATGACCGACCGCGACGAATCGTCGTCGAACGCGACTCCGGAGCAAGCACAGGCGGTCTCTGGAGCGCCTGTGGATCGAGCGGACGACCTCGACGCCGAACTCGACATCACCCCCCGCGTCATTCTCGCCGCGTTCGCCGGCGGGGCCATCGGCCTGCTCGCGATGATGCCGATCCTCTTCGTCCCGCCGGCGTTTCTCGACCTCTTCGAGGCGGAGTCGCTGGTCGACATCGCCCAACTCGGCCAGACGGTCGGCCTCGAGCCGAACCTCTTTCTCGGAACCCTCGTCTTCGTCGCCGGCGGAACGATCGCGTTGCCGCTGCTTTTCGTCGTCGCCGGGGCGTTCTTACCGCCTCGAGAGCCCCGAGCCACTCGCGCGATCACCTTCGCGACCATCATGTGGACCGGATTCGTGATCGCCTTCTGGCCCGGCGAGTACGCGGGCGTGTTGTTCCTCGGGCTCTCGCTCGCGGCTCACTGGGTCTACGGCTACGTTCTCGGACACGTGATGCAGCGATTCGCACACATCCCCCAGCACTCGGTGTGA
- a CDS encoding DUF7541 family protein: MDQPTDQRRSSPWPIVAAFGIVATEAGVLFGLVAIAIAGVLAVGASGAGMVYEAGYTTDRWRPLRIIGAVIAGLAAAVWIAVAGTISPATMVDATATDGIAVRAAIVLAGAVVLVLAGSVGPIVMRERVSDGSDIEF, encoded by the coding sequence ATGGACCAGCCGACCGACCAGCGGCGCTCGAGCCCGTGGCCGATCGTTGCGGCGTTCGGAATCGTGGCGACGGAAGCCGGCGTGCTGTTCGGACTCGTCGCGATCGCCATCGCCGGCGTTCTGGCCGTCGGCGCGAGCGGCGCGGGAATGGTCTACGAGGCTGGTTACACCACGGATCGGTGGCGACCGTTACGGATCATCGGCGCGGTTATCGCGGGCCTCGCCGCGGCGGTCTGGATCGCCGTCGCCGGGACGATCTCGCCCGCGACGATGGTCGATGCCACGGCGACCGACGGGATCGCCGTTCGCGCGGCCATCGTCCTCGCGGGCGCGGTGGTGCTGGTTCTCGCGGGTTCCGTCGGTCCGATCGTAATGAGAGAGCGCGTCTCCGACGGATCCGATATCGAGTTCTGA
- a CDS encoding cytochrome c oxidase subunit 3, which translates to MVSAVDGDRGEGTDDEHGHVPPAEDDWPRGFGEASWWPLVTAVGIAGLYFGAAFLLLSRGAEPLVGPALGGVVLVGGVAIFLGGLYGWTYHGFVRTYWTRPSRPEAGGVDLRWGMVLFLATDVMTFSAGFVYYFFIRTGPWPPGELPSLVSSIVLANTAILVASSVTLHVAHEAIREGNRRRFLGLLAVTVLLGLVFVGGQAFEYYELLVVDGIGVTDVFGSSFFALTGLHGLHVALGVILLGIVLVRAVTGQFSADRHTAVSTVSMYWHFVDLVWIILVVTLYVGSVA; encoded by the coding sequence ATGGTGTCCGCCGTCGACGGCGACCGAGGCGAGGGAACTGACGACGAGCACGGACACGTACCGCCGGCAGAAGACGACTGGCCGCGGGGCTTCGGCGAAGCGAGCTGGTGGCCGCTCGTGACGGCGGTGGGAATCGCCGGTCTCTACTTCGGCGCCGCCTTCCTCTTGCTCTCACGCGGGGCCGAACCGCTCGTCGGGCCCGCGCTCGGCGGAGTCGTCCTCGTCGGCGGGGTCGCTATCTTCCTCGGCGGGCTGTACGGGTGGACATACCACGGGTTCGTCCGGACGTACTGGACGCGGCCCTCGAGGCCGGAAGCGGGCGGCGTCGACCTCCGGTGGGGAATGGTGCTCTTTCTCGCCACGGACGTCATGACGTTCAGCGCCGGCTTCGTCTACTACTTTTTCATCCGAACGGGCCCGTGGCCGCCGGGCGAGCTCCCGTCGCTCGTCTCGTCGATCGTCCTCGCGAACACGGCCATCCTGGTCGCCAGTAGCGTGACGTTACACGTCGCCCACGAGGCGATCCGTGAGGGGAATCGCCGTCGGTTCCTCGGCCTGCTCGCCGTCACGGTACTGCTCGGTCTCGTCTTCGTCGGCGGCCAGGCGTTCGAGTACTACGAGCTACTGGTCGTCGACGGCATCGGTGTCACCGACGTCTTCGGCAGCAGTTTCTTCGCCCTGACGGGACTCCACGGCCTCCACGTCGCGCTGGGCGTGATACTGCTCGGCATCGTCCTCGTCCGGGCGGTTACCGGCCAGTTCTCCGCCGACCGCCATACCGCCGTCTCGACGGTCTCAATGTACTGGCACTTCGTCGACCTCGTCTGGATCATCCTCGTCGTGACCCTCTACGTCGGGTCGGTGGCGTAA
- a CDS encoding heavy metal translocating P-type ATPase, translating to MTACTLCGLPTGARAVREADVEGEFCCRGCLEVHRAVGDMSTSDEAESIASREPVSDIGATASHAEQSPANGTDQGETFGQRGLIGQPDQTTATLAASSDAGSDGALEYETREVEASESGPDSPEDGYETAFLSLDGMHCSTCEQYLESVATGTDGILEASASYATELIQVRYDPTVIDRDELAAAISGVGYRASHPDEERDDDGFDLGKYRTALAVLLAMPVMAPYVLFIYPTYLGLYPESFLYGSTIQTMVFAPLALWSTLIVIVLGYPIFRSGYVSLVVGRPTVDVLLSVAVLAAYAYSFGALAIGSRHVYFDVAVMVLVVVTVGNRVEGKLKRRALGTNMSLATTREPTVDVLADDGSTHEVDRDACDPGDRVIVTAGDRIPFDGTVVDGTGTVDEAFMTGESMPRATSTGDSVVGGSILTDGTLVVEIDDTVRTLDRLVELTWNVQSSERGVQRLVNTFAVIFVPLVVAIAAVATAFWLATGQSASEALLIGLSVLVVSCPCSLGIATPLALAAGSARAAEHNAAVLSTTVLERISDAEIVVFDKTGTLTTGEMSVESVVADDPEAVLERAAAVESRSNHPVAAAIVDAAPAVDSSVDSYASGPRWVGATVDGERVAVGHPSAFDSETERGPGLGSESDSGSGSDSESAGPDSGSDSEPSSGSWDVPDRLADAVASARENGFRPVVVGWDGVARGVVSIRDQPRENWRSVVSTLAADDRRIVVLTGDDERATGWLRSHPDIDDVFAGVRPESKEAILRRLREGGTTAMIGDGTNDAPALACADMGIALEEGTDIAVDAADVVVRDADLEAIPTILEISRGTRRRVRQNLGWAAGYNLIAIPLAVTGLINPLIAALMMAVSSLIVVFNSGRGSVRN from the coding sequence ATGACGGCCTGCACGCTCTGTGGACTCCCCACCGGCGCTCGAGCGGTTCGCGAGGCCGACGTCGAGGGGGAGTTTTGCTGTCGCGGGTGTCTCGAGGTCCACCGCGCCGTCGGCGATATGTCGACGAGCGACGAGGCGGAATCGATCGCCTCGAGAGAGCCAGTCAGCGACATCGGGGCGACAGCGTCGCACGCAGAGCAGAGTCCGGCGAACGGGACCGATCAGGGCGAAACGTTCGGTCAGCGCGGCCTGATCGGCCAGCCGGATCAGACCACCGCGACACTGGCCGCCTCGAGCGATGCCGGTAGCGATGGCGCGCTCGAGTACGAGACACGCGAGGTCGAAGCGTCCGAATCCGGTCCCGACTCCCCCGAGGACGGATACGAAACGGCCTTTCTGTCCCTCGACGGGATGCACTGTTCGACGTGCGAGCAGTACCTCGAGAGCGTCGCGACGGGGACCGACGGGATTCTCGAGGCGAGCGCGAGTTACGCGACCGAACTGATTCAGGTGCGGTACGATCCGACCGTCATCGACCGCGACGAACTGGCGGCCGCGATCAGCGGCGTCGGCTACCGCGCGAGCCATCCCGACGAGGAACGCGACGACGACGGGTTCGACCTCGGCAAGTATCGGACGGCACTCGCCGTGCTTCTCGCGATGCCGGTGATGGCCCCGTACGTGTTGTTTATCTACCCGACCTATCTGGGCCTGTATCCCGAGTCGTTTCTCTACGGTTCGACGATCCAGACGATGGTCTTCGCTCCACTGGCGCTCTGGAGCACGCTCATCGTCATCGTCCTCGGCTATCCGATCTTCAGGAGCGGCTACGTCAGCCTCGTCGTCGGACGGCCGACGGTCGACGTGCTCCTCTCGGTCGCCGTCCTCGCCGCGTACGCCTACTCGTTCGGGGCACTCGCGATCGGGTCGCGGCACGTCTACTTCGACGTGGCGGTGATGGTGTTGGTCGTCGTCACCGTCGGCAACCGCGTCGAAGGGAAGCTCAAACGCCGCGCGCTCGGCACGAACATGTCCCTCGCGACGACGCGCGAACCGACCGTCGACGTGCTCGCGGACGACGGATCGACCCACGAAGTCGACCGCGACGCCTGTGATCCCGGCGACCGGGTCATCGTCACGGCCGGCGACCGAATCCCGTTCGACGGAACGGTCGTCGACGGGACCGGCACAGTCGACGAGGCGTTCATGACGGGCGAATCGATGCCGCGGGCAACGTCGACCGGCGACTCGGTCGTCGGCGGGTCGATCCTCACCGACGGCACGCTCGTCGTCGAGATCGATGACACCGTCCGCACCCTGGATCGGCTCGTCGAACTAACTTGGAACGTCCAGAGCTCCGAACGCGGTGTCCAGCGCCTCGTCAACACGTTCGCCGTGATATTCGTCCCGCTGGTCGTGGCGATCGCGGCGGTCGCCACCGCGTTCTGGCTAGCGACCGGACAATCGGCCAGCGAGGCGCTGCTCATCGGTTTGTCCGTACTCGTCGTCTCCTGTCCGTGTTCGCTCGGGATCGCCACGCCGCTGGCACTCGCGGCGGGAAGCGCTCGAGCGGCCGAGCACAACGCGGCGGTGCTCTCGACGACGGTCCTCGAACGGATCTCGGACGCCGAAATCGTCGTGTTCGACAAGACAGGGACGCTCACCACCGGCGAGATGAGCGTCGAGTCCGTCGTCGCGGACGACCCAGAAGCAGTTCTCGAGCGAGCGGCAGCCGTCGAATCGCGCTCGAACCACCCGGTCGCCGCGGCGATCGTCGACGCCGCGCCGGCGGTCGATTCGTCGGTCGACTCGTACGCCAGCGGGCCGCGGTGGGTCGGGGCGACCGTCGACGGAGAGCGCGTCGCAGTCGGGCATCCGTCTGCGTTCGACTCCGAAACCGAACGCGGTCCGGGCCTGGGTTCGGAATCGGATTCGGGATCGGGTTCAGATTCGGAATCGGCGGGGCCGGATTCAGGTTCGGATTCGGAACCGAGTTCGGGTTCGTGGGACGTTCCGGATCGCCTCGCCGACGCGGTGGCGTCCGCGCGCGAGAACGGATTCCGGCCCGTCGTCGTCGGCTGGGACGGCGTCGCTCGTGGCGTCGTTTCCATTCGAGACCAACCTCGAGAAAACTGGCGGTCAGTCGTCAGCACGCTCGCGGCCGACGACCGGCGGATCGTGGTCCTCACCGGCGACGACGAGCGCGCGACGGGGTGGCTTCGCTCCCACCCGGATATCGACGACGTGTTCGCCGGCGTGCGCCCGGAATCGAAGGAAGCGATCCTCCGCAGGCTCCGCGAGGGGGGCACGACGGCCATGATCGGCGACGGCACGAACGACGCGCCGGCGCTCGCGTGTGCCGACATGGGCATCGCTCTCGAGGAGGGGACCGACATCGCGGTCGACGCAGCGGACGTGGTCGTCCGGGATGCCGACCTCGAGGCGATTCCAACGATCCTCGAGATATCGCGCGGGACCCGTCGACGGGTCCGCCAGAACCTCGGCTGGGCCGCCGGGTATAACCTCATCGCGATTCCGCTCGCGGTGACCGGGCTGATCAATCCGCTCATCGCCGCGCTGATGATGGCCGTCAGTAGCCTCATCGTCGTTTTCAACTCCGGACGCGGATCGGTTCGTAACTGA
- a CDS encoding phosphate uptake regulator PhoU: protein METRKIQVTGGSTYTVSLPKTWATENEVTSGMTVEIYAQDDTLIVTPQTDVDHDEGSLDISSLEGERLVRAVLTMYVSGFDIIRLEAGQISTEQRRSIRNAIQGLIGVEVVQEQSDAVVVQDLLDSAELSILDAVTRMRLIATSMLEDAVTALVENDDDVARDVIERDDDIDRLWLTVSRIFRATLRSPRAAEELGVPREDCFDYHSSSRQLERIADHAVKISELALKLGDLPDQIADGFLELYRDAADIIEKSMDALLTDDESKATTLGHDALGSVLDIDEHNRQIDEMLRDVDPVRAQSVGLVLDSLSRCADYGENIAETSLQKASPKP, encoded by the coding sequence ATGGAGACGCGGAAGATTCAGGTGACTGGTGGATCGACCTACACTGTTTCGCTTCCGAAAACCTGGGCGACCGAAAACGAGGTCACCAGTGGGATGACCGTCGAGATCTACGCCCAGGACGATACCTTGATCGTCACACCCCAGACCGATGTCGATCACGACGAGGGGTCGCTCGACATCTCGAGTCTCGAGGGCGAACGACTCGTTCGAGCCGTGTTGACGATGTACGTCAGTGGCTTCGATATCATCCGGCTCGAGGCGGGTCAGATCTCGACCGAACAGCGCCGATCGATTCGCAACGCGATTCAGGGGCTGATCGGCGTCGAAGTCGTGCAGGAACAGTCGGATGCGGTCGTCGTACAGGACCTCCTCGATTCGGCCGAGCTGTCAATACTCGATGCGGTCACGCGCATGCGACTGATCGCCACGTCGATGCTCGAGGACGCGGTCACCGCGCTCGTCGAGAACGACGACGACGTCGCGCGAGACGTGATCGAACGCGACGACGACATCGATCGACTCTGGCTCACCGTCTCTCGGATCTTCCGCGCGACGCTTCGCTCGCCTCGAGCAGCCGAAGAACTCGGCGTTCCGCGGGAGGATTGCTTCGATTACCACTCGAGTTCGCGCCAACTCGAGCGAATCGCCGACCACGCGGTCAAGATCAGCGAACTCGCGCTCAAACTCGGGGACCTCCCGGACCAAATCGCGGACGGGTTCCTCGAACTGTATCGGGACGCAGCCGATATCATCGAAAAGTCGATGGACGCGTTGTTGACCGACGACGAGTCCAAGGCGACCACCCTCGGCCACGATGCGCTCGGATCCGTCCTCGATATCGACGAACACAACCGCCAGATCGACGAAATGCTTCGCGACGTCGACCCCGTTCGAGCCCAGTCCGTCGGTCTCGTCCTCGATTCGCTGTCGCGCTGTGCCGACTACGGCGAAAACATCGCCGAAACGTCGTTACAGAAAGCCTCGCCCAAGCCCTGA
- a CDS encoding DUF7511 domain-containing protein — protein MNESSSEYHTDSVRERLSMASGYSTRSIDLDAIVVRYETQADRCTITPRECPERDRLTTWLSADVDAFVDLADAR, from the coding sequence ATGAACGAATCCTCGAGCGAGTACCACACCGACAGCGTCCGCGAGCGACTGAGCATGGCCTCTGGATACTCGACCCGGTCGATCGACCTCGACGCGATCGTCGTCCGGTACGAGACCCAGGCCGATCGGTGTACGATAACACCCAGAGAGTGTCCCGAGCGGGATCGTCTCACCACGTGGCTCTCTGCGGACGTCGACGCGTTCGTCGATCTCGCGGACGCCCGATGA